One genomic region from Diachasmimorpha longicaudata isolate KC_UGA_2023 chromosome 18, iyDiaLong2, whole genome shotgun sequence encodes:
- the LOC135171172 gene encoding diphosphoinositol polyphosphate phosphohydrolase 1 — protein sequence MVKEKPNSIRIYDSEGYRRRAACICVKNDLEDEVLLVTSSRRPDSWIVPGGGVEPEEDPAVTALREVREEAGVLGQLGRCLGIFENMEHKHRTEVWVMRVTEELPEWEDSRSIGRKRKWFSISEALAQLAQHKPVQRSYIHSLRNTNPRRVASTPTPSLHSHQIPTPIHVVTNSNSDPHFSKNS from the exons atggTCAAAGAGAAGCCAAACTCCATTAGGATCTACGATTCGGAGGGATATAGACGGAGGGCCGCGTGTATTTGCGTCAAAAACGACCTCGAGGATGAG GTCCTGCTGGTGACATCGAGTAGACGACCTGATAGCTGGATCGTACCTGGTGGGGGGGTCGAACCCGAGGAAGATCCAGCTGTTACGGCACTCAGGGAGGTCAGGGAAGAGGCCGGGGTGCTTGGACAGCTCGGACGGTGTCTCGGGATTTTTGAG AATATGGAACACAAACATCGAACAGAAGTCTGGGTGATGCGAGTGACGGAGGAGTTGCCAGAATGGGAGGACTCACGTTCCATCGGTCGCAAACGAAAATGGTTCTCCATATCTGAAGCACTGGCACAATTGGCTCAACACAAGCCCGTCCAACGCTCCTACATCCACAGTCTGCGTAACACAAACCCCCGGAGGGTAGCATCAACACCCACACCATCCCTCCATTCTCATCAGATACCGACACCCATTCATGTCGTGACGAATTCAAACTCCGATCCACATTTCAGTAAAAACAGCTAA
- the LOC135171024 gene encoding glutamate-rich WD repeat-containing protein 1 — MYINTMSMESEEMDCQAEMDQDDASEDSSMDDEEEDEPTDPTDTKDSKPEVYLPGKSLEKGEELVVDMSAYRMLHQAQTGAPCLSFDIIRDDLGNGREEYPLSMYLVAGTQAARAHVNSLLVMKMTDLNKTKANDHDDDEDEDDDDDDDDDEKNSPKMSVASIKHQGCVNRVRCTQVGEATLVASWSELGRVGIWNIEEQLRAVNNSTTLAAYNKQEKATDAVFTFKGHLSEGFGIDWCPTEPGTLATGDCKGNIHLWKHVAGSWHVDQRSFNSHAPHSVEDLQWSPNERSVLASCSVDKSIKIWDTRASPQSACMLTAANSHAADVNVISWNKKEPRFLVSGGDDGAVKIWDLRQFGSSSSNAIATFKQHTAPVTTVEWHPDEATVFASGGTDDQIAQWDLSVEADEDGESDKELADLPPQLLFIHQGQSDVKELHWHPQCPGMLISTAHSGFNIFRTISV, encoded by the exons ATGTATATAAACAC AATGTCCATGGAGTCCGAAGAGATGGATTGTCAGGCTGAGATGGACCAGGACGACGCGAGTGAGGACAGCTCAATGGACGACGAAGAGGAAGACGAGCCCACCGACCCCACAGACACAAAAGACTCGAAGCCAGAGGTATATCTCCCAGGAAAGTCCCTGGAGAAGGGAGAGGAGCTCGTGGTGGACATGTCTGCCTACAGAATGCTGCACCAAGCACAGACAGGTGCCCCATGCCTGAGCTTCGATATTATCAGAGACGACCTGGGGAATGGTAGAGAGGAGTATCCCCTGTCCATGTACCTAGTAGCAGGCACCCAGGCAGCCAGAGCCCACGTCAACAGTCTCCTAGTCATGAAAATGACGGATTTGAACAAAACAAAAGCCAACGATCACGACGACGATGAAGATGAGGACGATGACGATGATGACGACGATGATGAGAAGAACTCTCCGAAGATGAGTGTCGCCTCGATAAAGCACCAGGGGTGTGTCAACAGGGTGAGGTGCACACAAGTGGGAGAGGCGACGTTGGTGGCCAGCTGGAGTGAACTGGGGAGAGTTGGTATCTGGAATATTGAAGAACAGCTGAGAGCTGTGAACAATTCCACGACACTGGCAGCCTACAACAAGCAGGAGAAGGCGACAGACGCTGTATTCACGTTCAAAGGACACCTCTCCGAGGGATTTGGCATCGACTGGTGCCCAACTGAGCCCGGAACACTGGCCACTGGAGATTGCAAGGGAAATATTCACCTGTGGAAACATGTGGCTGGAAGCTGGCATGTGGATCAGCGCAGCTTCAATTCTCATGCTCCACACAGTGTGGAGGATCTCCAGTGGTCACCCAACGAGAGGAGTGTACTGGCTTCCTGTTCGGTGGATAAGAG CATAAAAATATGGGATACGCGAGCAAGTCCCCAGTCCGCGTGCATGCTGACAGCAGCCAATAGTCACGCAGCAGACGTCAACGTCATCTCCTGGAATAAGAAAGAGCCACGTTTTCTGGTGTCAGGTGGTGACGATGGTGCAGTTAAAATCTGGGATCTGAGACAATTTGGGTCTAGCTCCAGCAATGCGATAGCCACCTTCAAGCAGCACACAGCGCCTGTTACCACCGTTGAGTGGCATCCAGACGAGGCGACGGTGTTTGCCTCAGGTGGAACTGATGATCAGATTGCCCAGTGGGACCTCTCAGTGGAGGCAGATGAGGATGGTGAATCTGATAAAGAATTGGCGGATTTACCGCCGCAATTATTGTTCATTCATCAAGGGCAGTCTGATGTCAAGGAACTACACTGGCATCCACAGTGTCCTGGAATGCTCATTTCAACTGCGCATTCGGGATTCAACATATTTAGGACAATAAGTgtgtaa
- the LOC135171019 gene encoding uncharacterized protein LOC135171019, whose translation MDFRSEIGARETARDTVRITINDVVYTVDGDIRPETSLNVFIRDQALLRGTKSMCLEGGCGVCVVAAEIRGETLAVNSCLVPVQICNGWKIKTIEGIGNKKVGYHRIQAILAEMNGSQCGYCSPGMIMNMYSLIQGREMSMKEIENSFGSNICRCTGYRPILEAFKGLGNDADPAMVQKIHDIEELYELKKCPKSGKPCKGDCKPSEEPAILEEVRMDFGDVKFQKVLDIVSLFEVFTGNPNASYVLNGGNTAHGVYRLEKPQLYIDLNDISDLRRVEKTADSLILGGNVSLTVIKNSFIKYSSDTGFNHLRQMADHVDLIASVPIRNIGTLAGNLMIKHQHNEFPSDLFLILETAGAKIHILEGRGQERVFNLMEFIEMDMNHKIIYRIVLPALETEHVYRSYKIAPRAQNAHAYVNAGFLLKLDTSGTVQEVPNILFGGIRPNFLHATATEKYLTGKCLLDKKVLKQALETLASELNPDHVLPDYSPEFRKNLALGLLYKFVLSIKPEVVDEKLRSGGTILERDLSSGRVDYETDKSLWPYNKPLPKTESIYQTSGEAEYVNDIPPQPREVSCAFVYTIFSSGKITNIDASEALAMKGVVAFLSAKDVPGKNLAIDSANKDPWDPQDEKLFAENIVEFAGQPIGLICAETHAIAEEASTKVKVTYSDIAKKKPIITNQDAIDSGDRGRMKEEDNTPPERQGTNPVAEVIKGTFNCGPQYHFTMEPQSCVCIPTEDGMDVYPTSQYIDQVQVSIASCLGIPNNSINIRVRRLGGSYGAKISRNTWVSCACALAAHVLNRPARLVMTIESNMTMIGKRFAAKHDYELGVDADGVIQYLKQESWHNVGSSFNDPIAARSIMHSYSCYDNTTWASVGNEVHTDVPSNTYARAPGSTEGMAMTENMMENIAQVLGKDPVDVRLKNMNATDKAPLSQMIDDIKQTSDYTARVEAVRMFNKEHRWKKRGISLMPMKYPIDQGGQWSSLVTIYPRDGTVAVLHGGIEVGQGINTKVAQVAAYTLGIDLDMVTVKPSNNLAAPTNATTGGSITTESAVNATITACEVLLARLEPIKSTLKNPTWRELVFAAYEAEVNLCVQAMLPGDPSKGYPVYGVVVCEVEVDVLTGEHIIRRVDLLEDVGVSMNPEIDRGQVEGAFVMGVGYWTSEDLIYDPKSGLLVNNRTWNYKPPGAKDIPVDFRVAFRKKSPNPVGVLRSKAIGEPPLCLSFSILLALRNALNSARKDAGNTDPWYQFDGPATTENILKTSLTTKELMGF comes from the exons ATGGATTTTCGCAGTGAGATCGGTGCCAG AGAAACCGCCAGAGACACGGTGAGGATCACCATCAATGACGTTGTCTACACCG TTGACGGGGATATCCGCCCTGAGACTTCGCTGAATGTCTTCATCAGGGATCAGGCACTCTTGCGAGGGACCAAGTCCATGTGCCTTGAGGGTGGCTGCGGCGTATGCGTTGTGGCTGCTGAAATACGGGGTGAAACTCTAGCTGTTAATTCGTGTCTCGTGCCTGTTCAAATTTGCAATGG TTGGAAAATCAAGACTATCGAGGGGATCGGGAATAAAAAGGTGGGTTACCATAGGATTCAGGCGATCCTCGCAGAGATGAACGGCTCTCAATGCGGTTATTGTTCTCCCGGAATGATAATGAATATGTATAG TTTGATACAGGGTAGAGAGATGTCGATgaaagagattgaaaattcattcggTAGCAACATTTGTCGTTGCACCGGTTACCGTCCCATTCTGGAAGCGTTCAAAGGCCTAGGGAATGACGCAGATCCTGCTATGGTGCAAAAGATTCACGACATCGAG GAGTTatacgaattaaaaaaatgtccgaAGTCGGGCAAGCCCTGCAAAGGCGACTGCAAGCCCTCGGAGGAACCCGCAATATTGGAGGAAGTCCGCATGGATTTCGGAGATGTTAAATTTCAAAAGGTACTCGACATTGTCAGTCTATTCGAAGTATTCACTGGCAATCCAAATGCCAGTTACGTTCTCAATGGCGGTAACACAGCACACG GTGTCTATCGACTGGAAAAGCCCCAGCTATACATCGACCTCAACGACATCAGCGATCTCCGCAGAGTCGAGAAGACAGCGGACAGCCTGATCCTGGGTGGGAACGTCTCCCTGACGGTCATCAAGAACAGCTTCatcaaatactccagcgacaCCGGTTTCAATCACCTTCGGCAAATGGCCGATCATGTGGACCTGATCGCGAGTGTACCAATACGCAAT ATCGGCACATTGGCGGGGAACCTCATGATAAAGCACCAGCACAACGAATTCCCCTCGGACCTGTTCCTCATACTGGAGACTGCAGGAGCCAAAATTCACATAC TGGAAGGTCGAGGACAGGAGAGGGTCTTCAACCTCATGGAGTTCATCGAAATGGACATGAATCACAAGATCATATACCGCATCGTGTTACCAGCGTTGGAGACAGAACACGTCTATCGATCCTACAAG ATAGCCCCGAGAGCCCAAAACGCACACGCTTACGTGAATGCTGGATTCCTCTTGAAACTTGATACATCTGGAACAGTTCAAGAAGTCCCCAATATTCTCTTCGGTGGCATCAGACCCAATTTT CTTCATGCTACTGCCACTGAAAAGTACTTAACTGGCAAATGCCTATTGGACAAAAAAGTCCTCAAACAGGCCCTGGAAACACTGGCCTCAGAGTTGAATCCCGATCACGTCCTGCCGGATTATTCTCCAGAGTTCAGGAAAAATCTAGCCCTGGGATTGCTCTACAAG TTCGTCCTGAGTATAAAACCAGAAGTCGTGGACGAGAAGTTACGCAGTGGTGGGACGATACTGGAGCGTGATCTCTCGTCTGGGAGGGTTGATTATGAAACGGACAAGTCACTCTGGCCGTATAATAAACCCCTCCCCAAGACTGAGTCGATCTATCAGACGTCTGGCGAGGCAGAGTACGTCAATGACATACCACCCCAGCCACGGGAGGTTTCCTGCGCTTTTGTATACACTATCTTCTCCAGTGGAAAAATAACGAATATCGATGCCTCTGAAGCTCTG GCGATGAAGGGGGTTGTTGCCTTCCTATCGGCCAAGGATGTGCCAGGAAAAAATCTCGCCATCGATTCGGCGAATAAAGACCCCTGGGACCCCCAAGACGAGAAg CTGTTCGCAGAAAATATCGTTGAATTCGCAGGTCAGCCAATCGGACTGATTTGCGCTGAGACTCATGCAATTGCTGAGGAAGCCTCGACGAAAGTGAAAGTTACTTATTCTGACATTGCGAAGAAGAAGCCCATAATAACGAATCAAGACGCAATCGATTCtggggacagagggagaatgaAGGAGGAGGATAATACCCCTCCAGAAAGACAAG GCACCAATCCAGTTGCTGAAGTGATAAAAGGTACCTTCAATTGTGGGCCTCAGTATCACTTCACAATGGAACCTCAGTCCTGCGTTTGTATCCCAACTGAGGATGGAATGGACGTCTACCCAACGTCTCAATATATAGACCAGGTCCAAGTATCCATAGCTTCATGTCTGGGGATTCCAAATAACAG CATCAACATTCGAGTCAGAAGACTGGGGGGCTCCTACGGTGCAAAAATATCCCGAAACACCTGGGTCAGCTGTGCATGTGCTCTCGCAGCACACGTGCTCAACCGTCCAGCTCGTTTGGTTATGACAATCGAGAGTAACATGACTATGATAGGCAAAAGATTCGCAGCTAAGCATGACTACGAGCTGGGTGTCGATGCTGACGGGGTGATTCAGTATTTGAAGCAGGAAAGTTGGCACAATGTCGGCAGTTCATTCAACGATCCCATCGCAGCACGTAGCATCATGCACTCGTATTCATGCTATGACAATACCACGTGGGCTTCCGTGGGAAATGAAGTTCACACTGATGTTCCATCCAATACGTACGCGAGAGCACCAG gcTCCACTGAGGGCATGGCAATGACAGAGAATATGATGGAGAACATAGCGCAGGTGCTGGGTAAAGATCCTGTTGACGTGCGTCTGAAGAACATGAATGCAACGGATAAGGCGCCACTGAGCCAGATGATCGACGACATAAAGCAGACGTCGGACTACACTGCGAGAGTGGAGGCTGTCAGAATGTTCAATAAA GAACACAGGTGGAAGAAGAGAGGCATAAGTTTGATGCCCATGAAGTATCCCATCGATCAGGGAGGACAATGGAGTTCCCTAGTAACGATTTACCCTAGGGATGGAACTGTGGCTGTTCTCCATGGAGGTATTGAAGTTGGTCAGGGGATCAACACCAAGGTGGCTCAGGTCGCTGCTTACACCCTGGGAATCGATCTTGATATGGTCACGGTTAAACCGTCTAATAATCTTGCTGCACCAACCAATGCCACCACTGGGGGAAGCATCACCACGGAATCCGCAGTCAAT GCAACGATCACTGCTTGCGAGGTGCTCCTGGCACGACTGGAGCCGATAAAAAGTACTTTGAAAAATCCCACGTGGAGGGAATTAGTTTTTGCTGCTTATGAAGCTGAGGTGAACCTTTGCGTTCAAGCAAT GTTACCAGGTGATCCATCAAAGGGTTATCCAGTCTATGGGGTGGTCGTTTGCGAAGTAGAGGTAGATGTATTGACAGGAGAGCATATTATTCGACGGGTCGATCTTCTCGAGGATGTTGGCGTAAGTATGAATCCTGAAATCGATAGGGGGCAGGTAGAGGGGGCTTTTGTGATGGGAGTTGGTTACTGGACCTCCGAGGACCTCATTTACGATCCCAAGAGTGGACTTTTGGTTAACAATCGGACGTGG AATTATAAACCACCGGGTGCCAAGGACATCCCAGTAGACTTCCGAGTggcattcaggaaaaaatcacCGAATCCAGTGGGAGTGCTGCGGTCGAAAG CTATTGGCGAGCCACCACTCTGCCTGTCATTCAGCATACTATTGGCATTGAGGAATGCTCTGAACTCAGCGAGGAAAGATGCAGGAAATACCGATCCCTGGTATCAGTTCG ATGGGCCAGCAACTACTGAAAATATCTTGAAGACCAGCCTCACCACCAAAGAGCTCATgggattttaa
- the LOC135171020 gene encoding xanthine dehydrogenase-like, giving the protein MGQGSYTFVGGTPRDTVELTINDNVYIVSHDVRPDTSLNVFIRDHALLRGTKYMCLEGGCGTCIVAAEIHGETIAINSCLVPVLICNGWKIKTIEGIGNRKVGYHKIQATLAEMNGSQCGYCSPGMVMNMYSLIQGREMSMKEIENSFGSNICRCTGYRPILEAFKGLGNDADPAMVQKIHDIEELYELKKCPKSGKPCKGDCKPSEEPTILEEVRMDFGDVKFQKVLDIVSLFEVFTGNPNASYVLNGGNTAHGVYRLEKPQLYIDLNDISDLRRVEKTADNLILGGNVSLTVIKNSFIKYSSDTGFNHLRQMADHVDLIASVPVRNIGTLAGNLMIKHQHNEFPSDLFLILETAGAKIHILSSPGQKQEINFIEFLKMDMTHKIVYSVMLPALKPEYVYRSYKILPRAQNAHAYVNAGFLVNLDASGSVQGQPNIIFGGIRPDFLHATATEKYLTGKCILDKGVLKQALVTLASELNPDQVLPDYSPEFRKNLALGLLYKFVLSIKPEVVDEKLRSGGTILERDLSSGRVDYETDKSLWPYNKPLPKTESIYQTSGEAEYVNDIPPQPREVSCAFVHTIFSSGKITNIDASEALAMKGVVAFLSAKDVPGKNLAIDSANQDPMNFNDEKLFADGVVEFAGQPIGLICAETQAIANEAVKKVKVTYSDIAKEKPIITNQDAIDSGDKNRVKEMANFPADRQGTNPVAKVIKGTFNCGPQYHFTMEPQSCVCIPTEDGMDVYPSSHFIDLAQTSMASCLGIPNNRINIRVRRLGGSYGAKLSRNTWISCGCAVAAHVLNRPARLIMTIESNMTIIGKRFPVKHDYEIGVDADGVIQYLKQQSWHNAGSSFNDPIAAQAVMHSYSCYDKTTWASVGNEVHTDVPSNTYARAPGSTEGVAMGENMLENIAQVLGKDPVDVRLKNMNATDKVPLSQMIDDIKQTSDYTARVEAVRMFNKENRWKKRGISLMPMKYPLEVGGQWNALISVYPRDGTVAVLHGGIEVGQGINTKVAQVAAYTLGIDLDMISVKPTNNLAAPNNTVSGGSITTESAANATITACTELLKRLEPIKNTLTNPTWTELVFAAFQANVNLCVQAMLPADSSKGYPIYAVTVSEVEVDMLTGQHIIRRVDLLEDVGISMNPEIDRGQVEGAFVMGIGYWTSEDLIYDPKSGVLVNNRTWNYKPPGAKDIPVDFRVAFRKKSPNPVGVLRSKAIGEPPLCMSFSILLALRNALNSARKDAGNTDPWYQFDGPATTENILKTSLTTNELMRL; this is encoded by the exons ATGGGTCAGGGGTCCTATACTTTTGTGGG aggAACTCCCAGAGACACCGTAGAACTTACGATAAACGATAATGTTTACATCG TCAGTCACGACGTGCGACCAGACACTTCGCTGAACGTCTTCATCAGGGATCATGCCCTCCTACGGGGCACGAAGTACATGTGCCTCGAGGGCGGGTGTGGTACGTGCATCGTGGCCGCGGAAATTCATGGGGAAACCATTGCAATTAATTCATGCCTTGTTCCAGTCCTCATTTGCAACGG ATGGAAAATCAAGACAATCGAGGGCATAGGGAACAGAAAAGTGGGTTACCACAAGATTCAGGCAACACTTGCTGAGATGAACGGTTCCCAGTGCGGCTACTGTTCTCCGGGAATGGTCATGAATATGTATAG TTTGATACAGGGTAGAGAGATGTCGATgaaagagattgaaaattcatttggtaGCAACATTTGTCGTTGCACCGGTTACCGTCCCATTCTGGAAGCGTTCAAAGGCCTAGGGAATGACGCAGATCCCGCTATGGTGCAAAAGATTCACGACATCGAG GAGTTatacgaattaaaaaaatgtccgaAGTCGGGCAAGCCCTGCAAAGGCGACTGCAAGCCCTCGGAGGAACCCACAATATTGGAGGAAGTCCGCATGGATTTCGGAGATGTTAAATTTCAAAAGGTACTCGACATTGTCAGTCTATTCGAAGTATTCACTGGCAATCCAAATGCCAGTTACGTTCTCAATGGCGGTAACACAGCACACG GTGTCTATCGACTGGAAAAGCCCCAGCTATACATCGACCTCAACGACATCAGCGATCTCCGCAGAGTCGAGAAGACAGCGGACAACCTGATCCTGGGTGGAAACGTCTCTCTGACGGTCATCAAGAACAGCTTCatcaaatactccagcgacaCCGGTTTCAATCACCTTCGGCAAATGGCCGATCATGTGGACCTGATCGCTAGTGTACCAGTACGCAAT ATTGGCACATTGGCGGGGAACCTCATGATAAAGCACCAGCACAACGAATTCCCCTCGGACCTGTTCCTCATACTGGAGACTGCTGGAGCCAAAATACACATAC TTTCGTCACCCGGACAAAAGCAGGAGATTAATTTCATCGAGTTTCTGAAGATGGATATGACACATAAGATCGTATACAGCGTTATGCTACCGGCACTGAAACCCGAATATGTTTATCGATCTTACAAG ATATTGCCAAGAGCGCAAAATGCACATGCCTACGTGAACGCTGGGTTCCTTGTCAACCTTGATGCTTCTGGGTCCGTCCAAGGACAACCGAACATCATCTTCGGTGGGATCAGACCTGATTTC CTTCACGCCACTGCCACCGAGAAGTACCTAACTGGAAAATGCATATTAGACAAAGGCGTCCTCAAGCAGGCCCTGGTAACACTGGCCTCAGAGTTGAACCCCGACCAGGTCCTGCCGGATTATTCTCCAGAGTTCAGGAAAAATCTAGCCCTGGGATTGCTCTACaag TTCGTCCTGAGTATAAAACCAGAAGTCGTGGACGAAAAGTTACGCAGTGGTGGGACGATACTGGAGCGTGATCTCTCGTCTGGGAGGGTTGATTATGAAACGGACAAGTCACTCTGGCCGTATAATAAACCCCTCCCCAAGACTGAGTCGATCTATCAGACGTCTGGCGAGGCAGAGTACGTCAATGACATACCACCCCAGCCACGGGAGGTTTCCTGCGCTTTTGTACACACTATCTTCTCCAGTGGAAAAATAACGAACATCGATGCCTCTGAAGCTCTG GCGATGAAGGGGGTTGTTGCCTTCCTATCGGCCAAGGATGTGCCAGGAAAAAATCTTGCTATTGACTCGGCGAACCAAGACCCAATGAACTTCAATGATGAAAAG CTCTTTGCTGATGGTGTTGTTGAGTTTGCCGGCCAACCGATTGGCCTAATTTGCGCGGAAACTCAGGCAATTGCCAACGAGGCCGTGAAGAAAGTGAAAGTTACTTATTCTGATATTGCGAAGGAGAAGCCCATAATAACGAATCAAGACGCTATCGATTCTGGGGACAAAAATAGAGTCAAGGAGATGGCGAATTTCCCTGCTGACAGACAAG GAACTAATCCAGTTGCTAAAGTGATAAAAGGTACCTTCAATTGTGGGCCCCAGTATCACTTCACGATGGAGCCCCAGTCTTGCGTTTGCATCCCAACAGAGGATGGAATGGACGTCTACCCAAGCTCTCACTTTATAGACCTGGCACAGACTTCGATGGCTTCGTGTCTTGGGATTCCAAATAACAG GATCAACATCAGAGTCAGAAGACTGGGAGGGTCGTACGGTGCAAAATTGTCACGAAATACCTGGATCAGCTGTGGATGTGCTGTGGCAGCGCACGTGCTAAATCGTCCAGCTCGTTTGATCATGACAATCGAGAGTAACATGACGATAATAGGCAAACGATTTCCAGTCAAGCATGACTACGAGATAGGTGTCGATGCTGACGGGGTGATTCAGTACTTGAAGCAGCAAAGTTGGCACAATGCCGGCAGTTCATTCAACGATCCCATTGCAGCACAAGCAGTCATGCACTCGTATTCCTGCTATGACAAGACCACGTGGGCTTCCGTGGGAAATGAAGTTCACACTGATGTTCCATCCAATACGTACGCGAGAGCACCAG gcTCCACTGAGGGTGTGGCAATGGGAGAGAATATGCTGGAGAACATAGCGCAGGTACTGGGTAAAGATCCAGTTGACGTGCGTCTCAAGAACATGAATGCAACGGATAAGGTGCCACTGAGCCAGATGATTGACGACATAAAGCAGACGTCGGACTACACTGCGAGAGTGGAGGCTGTCAGAATGTTCAATAAA GAAAACAGGTGGAAGAAGAGAGGTATAAGTTTGATGCCCATGAAGTATCCCCTTGAGGTGGGAGGTCAGTGGAATGCCTTGATATCAGTGTACCCAAGGGACGGAACAGTGGCTGTTCTTCATGGAGGCATTGAGGTTGGCCAGGGCATCAATACCAAGGTGGCACAGGTTGCTGCTTACACCCTGGGAATCGATCTCGATATGATCAGTGTTAAGCCCACGAATAATCTTGCTGCGCCGAATAATACAGTCTCCGGGGGCAGTATCACAACTGAATCTGCCGCAAAC GCCACGATAACTGCTTGCACGGAGCTTCTGAAACGTCTAGAACCCATCAAAAATACACTGACAAACCCCACGTGGACAGAGTTGGTTTTCGCTGCCTTCCAAGCAAACGTTAATCTCTGCGTTCAAGCCAT GCTACCAGCTGATTCATCGAAGGGCTATCCAATATACGCGGTAACGGTCAGTGAAGTGGAGGTCGACATGCTAACAGGACAGCATATTATTCGACGGGTCGATCTTCTCGAGGATGTTGGCATAAGTATGAATCCTGAGATCGATAGGGGGCAGGTAGAGGGAGCTTTTGTGATGGGAATTGGTTACTGGACCTCCGAGGACCTCATTTACGATCCCAAGAGTGGAGTTCTGGTTAACAATCGGACGTGG AATTATAAACCACCGGGTGCCAAGGACATCCCAGTAGACTTCCGAGTggcattcaggaaaaaatcacCGAATCCAGTGGGAGTGCTGCGGTCGAAAG CTATTGGCGAGCCACCACTCTGCATGTCATTCAGCATACTATTGGCATTGAGGAATGCTCTGAACTCAGCGAGGAAAGATGCGGGAAATACCGATCCCTGGTATCAGTTCG ATGGGCCAGCAACTACTGAAAATATCTTGAAGACCAGTCTCACCACCAACGAGCTCATGAGACTTTAa